One genomic segment of candidate division KSB1 bacterium includes these proteins:
- a CDS encoding protease inhibitor I42 family protein, producing MKFVFCAIVALALSRCSNHGDRTELTKADHGRVLHLRQGTELTVSLEGNPTTGFTWEVAELDSAAIVQEKEAEFVPHSRLIGAPGTFTFHFRALKKGTATLRLVYRRPWEKEVPADTFSVRVVIK from the coding sequence ATGAAATTTGTTTTTTGCGCCATTGTGGCCCTTGCGCTAAGCAGATGCAGCAACCACGGCGACCGCACAGAGCTGACGAAAGCTGACCACGGCCGAGTACTTCATCTGCGCCAGGGAACCGAACTGACCGTCTCCTTGGAAGGCAACCCTACCACCGGATTCACCTGGGAAGTGGCTGAGCTCGACTCCGCCGCCATTGTGCAAGAAAAGGAGGCTGAGTTCGTCCCTCACTCGCGCCTGATAGGCGCACCAGGCACTTTCACTTTTCACTTCAGGGCATTGAAGAAAGGGACCGCGACGCTACGCCTGGTGTACAGGCGGCCATGGGAAAAAGAGGTCCCGGCGGATACATTCAGCGTGCGCGTGGTAATCAAGTAA
- a CDS encoding C1 family peptidase, which yields MRRILCVVFVLLLAWGVLLGQQISRAQVEAQLQRLQAELATGRYSFTVGHNPALNFSLEQLCGLREAPDWRKTARQRSLATLRPAVVRALEAPTALPSSWDWRQHNGVTPVRDQDGCGSCWAFATVASLESVLMIKQALSTDLSEQYLVSCNTSGWGCNGGWWAHDMLVNPGAVLEQDFPYVASDVPCGGPYNYPYKLTGWAYVTGEDAIPAVEALKKAIYDYGPACAAVYVGPFFQAYTGGVFDKDEAPKGGLLSCCPAPAKVNHAIFIIGWDDSKGAWLLKNSWGPGWGETCGYGSEGGYMWIKYGISNVGYAAAVAW from the coding sequence ATGCGACGGATACTTTGTGTGGTTTTCGTGCTCCTGCTGGCGTGGGGTGTCCTTCTTGGCCAGCAGATCAGCCGCGCCCAGGTTGAGGCGCAGTTGCAGCGCCTGCAGGCCGAGTTGGCCACCGGGCGCTACTCGTTCACAGTGGGGCACAATCCAGCCCTGAATTTCAGCCTGGAACAGCTCTGCGGTTTGCGTGAGGCACCTGACTGGCGGAAGACCGCTCGCCAGCGCTCTCTGGCCACCCTTAGGCCGGCCGTGGTGCGGGCCCTGGAGGCGCCGACAGCCCTGCCCTCCTCGTGGGACTGGCGCCAGCACAACGGCGTTACGCCTGTCCGCGATCAGGACGGATGCGGCAGTTGCTGGGCCTTTGCTACCGTCGCCTCGTTGGAATCGGTGCTGATGATCAAGCAGGCGCTTTCGACTGACCTGTCCGAGCAATACCTGGTTTCCTGTAACACCTCCGGCTGGGGGTGCAATGGAGGCTGGTGGGCGCATGACATGCTGGTCAATCCTGGGGCGGTGCTCGAACAAGACTTTCCCTACGTGGCCAGCGACGTGCCCTGCGGTGGACCCTACAATTACCCGTACAAGCTCACCGGCTGGGCGTACGTGACAGGCGAAGATGCCATTCCTGCGGTGGAAGCCCTCAAAAAGGCAATCTATGACTACGGCCCGGCCTGCGCCGCAGTCTACGTGGGGCCATTCTTCCAAGCCTACACAGGGGGCGTGTTCGATAAGGATGAGGCGCCAAAAGGGGGACTGCTCAGCTGTTGCCCTGCCCCGGCCAAGGTCAATCATGCCATCTTTATCATCGGCTGGGATGACAGTAAGGGGGCCTGGCTTCTCAAGAACTCCTGGGGTCCGGGCTGGGGAGAGACATGTGGCTACGGCTCGGAAGGTGGCTACATGTGGATCAAGTACGGCATAAGCAACGTGGGGTATGCCGCGGCAGTAGCTTGGTAG
- a CDS encoding PDZ domain-containing protein, protein MRRWVVRILVAPLLVVGVAMVGAIDPVDTRMVTQPAISAEHIAFAYAGDLYLAEQDGSNARRLTSGEGREFNPVFSPDGKWIAFSGEYDGNTDVFVVPVTGGVPTRLTYHPAPDVVCGFTPDGKSVLFYSPRFSFTSRYAQLFTVPVQGGWPQKLELPVGFKACYSPDGRRLAYLPVREVFHQWKHYRGGTVATIWLYTFADHSVEKIPQPPGRCNDTDPMWVGDKVYFRSDRNGEFNLFCYDTISKEVKQLTFFTDFPVLGASAGAGRIIFEQAGYLHIYDLESGQVSRLRVGVTADLLELRPRYVKGAEWIRSRDISPSGARAVFEFRGEIITVPAEKGDPRNLTNTPGAHERFPAWSPDGRYIAYFSDASGEYALVIAPQDGKGPSRTFKPGGAGFYNAISWAPDSKKLCFADNARTLFWVDIESGRIARIAQEALYMPGAFGSIRGAWSQDSRWIAYTLTNTAYFQQIFVYSIEQDKSWPLTDGMAEASDPVFDPDGKFLYFFASTDAGPVKHWFAMSNADVRMKNAIYLASLQKETPSPLAKQSDEEKGKVEEDKGEKGKEKVREQKPTSRVVIDFAGINERIVALPLPEGDYRDLQVGKERQVYFLENVPGGSAKLHRYELDKKEDKVILEKVDDYQLTADGKKLLYRAGESWAIAEVADKIDPGKGRLNIDAIEVRIEPQAEWRQIFDEAWRINRDYFYDPNFHGADWRAMKRKYEVFLPHLACRDDLNRLIQWMCSELAVGHHRVSGGDQPAKPKRIPGGLLGADYVVENGRYRFAKVYGGLNWNPDLESPLKQPGIDVQAGEYLLAVNGKELRPPENLFSRFENTAGKIVEITVGPNPDGTGARTLQVVPIKDESDLRNRDWVEGNIRKVDAATGGRVAYVYVPNTARLGHTYFKRYFFPQTNKEAIIIDERFNGGGQVADYYIDHLRRPYICHWALRYGQDLVTPSGAIFGPKVMVIDENAGSGGDLLPWMFRKLGLGPLVGKRTWGGLVGILGFPVLMDGGYVTAPNLAIWTEEGFVVENEGVPPDYEVEQEPAKVIAGHDPQLEKAIEVVMAELEKNPPRRPQRPPYPVRVKK, encoded by the coding sequence ATGCGCAGGTGGGTTGTACGCATCCTGGTTGCCCCTTTGCTCGTGGTGGGCGTGGCAATGGTGGGCGCCATCGACCCGGTGGACACAAGGATGGTGACTCAGCCGGCCATCAGTGCCGAGCACATCGCTTTTGCCTACGCAGGCGACCTGTATCTTGCAGAGCAGGACGGCAGCAATGCGCGCCGGCTCACCTCAGGCGAAGGGAGGGAATTCAACCCCGTCTTTTCGCCGGATGGGAAGTGGATTGCCTTCAGTGGCGAGTACGATGGGAACACTGACGTCTTCGTGGTGCCGGTCACTGGCGGGGTCCCCACGCGCCTCACCTATCATCCGGCACCCGATGTGGTGTGCGGTTTCACCCCAGACGGCAAGTCGGTGTTGTTCTATTCGCCCCGCTTTTCTTTCACCAGCCGCTACGCTCAGCTGTTCACCGTCCCTGTGCAGGGTGGATGGCCGCAAAAGCTAGAACTGCCGGTGGGCTTCAAGGCTTGCTATTCGCCGGACGGGAGGCGGCTGGCGTATTTGCCGGTGCGAGAGGTGTTCCACCAATGGAAACATTACCGCGGCGGCACCGTCGCCACCATCTGGCTCTACACCTTCGCCGACCACAGCGTGGAGAAGATACCGCAGCCGCCTGGACGGTGCAACGACACCGACCCGATGTGGGTGGGCGACAAGGTCTATTTTCGCTCCGATCGCAACGGTGAATTCAACCTGTTCTGCTATGATACCATCAGCAAAGAGGTTAAGCAGCTGACGTTTTTCACTGACTTTCCGGTACTGGGGGCTTCGGCAGGAGCGGGCAGAATCATTTTCGAGCAGGCAGGGTATCTGCACATTTACGACCTGGAGAGCGGGCAGGTGAGCCGGCTGCGGGTGGGGGTCACCGCCGACCTGTTAGAACTACGCCCCCGCTATGTGAAAGGAGCCGAGTGGATCCGCAGCAGGGACATCTCGCCCTCCGGGGCGCGGGCAGTGTTTGAATTCCGCGGCGAGATCATCACCGTGCCGGCGGAAAAGGGTGACCCCCGCAACCTCACCAACACCCCAGGCGCGCACGAGCGCTTCCCGGCCTGGAGCCCAGACGGCAGGTACATTGCCTACTTTTCGGATGCCTCAGGGGAGTACGCCCTAGTCATCGCCCCGCAGGATGGCAAAGGACCCTCCCGGACTTTCAAGCCAGGAGGTGCAGGCTTCTACAACGCCATCTCCTGGGCGCCGGACAGCAAGAAGCTCTGTTTCGCAGACAATGCCCGGACGCTCTTCTGGGTGGATATCGAAAGCGGCCGCATTGCCAGGATCGCCCAGGAGGCGCTGTACATGCCTGGCGCGTTTGGCTCCATCCGCGGCGCCTGGTCGCAGGACTCGCGCTGGATCGCGTACACGCTGACCAATACCGCCTACTTTCAGCAGATCTTTGTCTACAGCATCGAGCAAGACAAGTCGTGGCCGCTCACCGATGGCATGGCAGAAGCCAGCGATCCGGTTTTCGACCCTGACGGCAAGTTCCTCTACTTCTTTGCTTCCACCGACGCCGGGCCGGTGAAGCACTGGTTCGCCATGTCCAACGCAGACGTACGCATGAAGAACGCCATCTATCTGGCCTCGCTGCAGAAGGAAACCCCTTCCCCATTGGCCAAGCAGAGCGATGAAGAGAAGGGCAAGGTCGAGGAGGACAAGGGGGAGAAAGGCAAGGAAAAGGTCCGCGAACAAAAGCCCACGAGCAGAGTGGTCATTGACTTTGCCGGGATCAACGAGCGAATTGTCGCACTGCCCCTCCCGGAAGGGGACTACCGGGACCTCCAGGTGGGCAAGGAACGTCAGGTCTATTTCCTGGAAAACGTCCCTGGAGGCAGCGCGAAGCTCCATCGCTACGAGCTGGACAAGAAGGAGGACAAGGTCATACTGGAGAAGGTGGATGACTACCAGCTGACCGCGGATGGTAAGAAGCTCCTGTATCGGGCCGGCGAGTCCTGGGCGATTGCGGAGGTGGCTGACAAGATAGACCCCGGCAAGGGACGGCTGAACATAGACGCCATCGAGGTGCGCATTGAGCCGCAGGCGGAGTGGCGGCAGATCTTTGACGAGGCATGGCGGATCAATCGCGACTACTTCTACGACCCCAATTTCCACGGAGCCGATTGGCGGGCGATGAAGAGGAAGTATGAGGTGTTCCTGCCTCATCTGGCGTGCCGCGACGACCTCAACCGTCTCATCCAGTGGATGTGCAGCGAGCTAGCTGTGGGGCACCATCGGGTGAGCGGAGGCGACCAACCGGCCAAGCCAAAGCGCATACCAGGGGGCCTTCTCGGGGCCGACTATGTGGTCGAAAACGGTCGCTATCGCTTTGCTAAGGTCTACGGCGGATTGAACTGGAACCCGGACTTGGAGTCACCCCTCAAACAGCCGGGCATCGACGTGCAGGCCGGCGAGTACCTGCTTGCGGTGAACGGCAAGGAGCTGCGGCCGCCGGAAAACCTCTTTAGCCGTTTCGAGAATACCGCCGGCAAGATAGTGGAAATCACCGTGGGGCCCAATCCGGACGGCACCGGAGCGCGCACCTTGCAGGTGGTGCCCATCAAAGACGAAAGTGACCTGCGCAACCGCGACTGGGTGGAGGGCAACATTCGCAAGGTAGATGCCGCAACCGGCGGGCGGGTGGCGTACGTGTATGTGCCTAACACCGCCAGGTTGGGCCACACCTACTTCAAGCGCTACTTTTTCCCGCAGACCAACAAGGAGGCCATCATCATTGATGAGCGCTTTAACGGCGGCGGACAGGTTGCCGACTACTACATCGACCACCTGCGGCGGCCGTACATTTGCCACTGGGCGTTACGCTATGGGCAGGACCTTGTGACCCCCAGCGGGGCGATCTTTGGGCCCAAGGTGATGGTGATCGACGAGAACGCCGGCTCTGGCGGCGACCTGCTCCCATGGATGTTCCGCAAGTTGGGCCTTGGTCCGCTGGTGGGCAAGCGCACCTGGGGCGGCCTGGTAGGCATCCTCGGCTTCCCGGTGCTGATGGATGGCGGCTATGTGACCGCACCCAATCTGGCCATCTGGACTGAGGAGGGGTTCGTAGTGGAAAACGAAGGCGTACCGCCCGACTACGAGGTTGAGCAGGAACCGGCTAAGGTGATCGCCGGGCACGACCCCCAGCTGGAAAAGGCCATCGAGGTTGTCATGGCTGAGCTGGAGAAGAATCCCCCCCGTAGGCCTCAGCGGCCGCCGTATCCGGTGAGGGTGAAGAAGTAA